CATGTTCCAACACCTTTACTCTGATTTTGCCATTTTCAAATGGATATCAAATCGTGGAAGTGCATTTTGCATTTTCTCTTTTATTCTTTGCACTAAGGTTTGACTTTCTTCAGATGTCAAATCACTTTCCGATGAAATCGTAACGTAGGCATCCTTTCCATTAAACCAAACAGATTTTAAGACAATGGGCTCATCTTTAACAGCATTCTCTAATTGCTTCTGATCATCTCCAGTGTGAAGGTGATTGTGCGTAATATTTACGTTAGGGTTTGGATCTCCGTTATACGTGGCATTTCTTTCTAAGGACTTAATATTCATCCCGTTCTGACTTTGCTCATCTTGTCCTACATTATTGCATCCGGACAGATAAACAGCCATACATACATTTATCATAAAAAGAAGGATCGATCTCATGTCCAAACACCTCCTTAGTTGTAAGATGGCTCTAGCAAGGTTAAATATACTCAAATAAGCTTGATTCCATAAAATAGAATCAAGCTTTCGTTCAAATGGGATTAAAATGTGAAGTCATCCTTATAAAGAAGGGCTATCGTGGCATTTTCGACAAACAGGATAATACGAATCGTTACCGCCAATTTGAATTTGATCGCCAGTATAAACAGGCTTTCCTTGCCCATCTACCCTTAGATTCATGGTTGCTTTCTTCTGACAAAACCAGCAAATGGTTTTCATTTCCTCGATTTTATCTGCATAAATCAACATGTACTTGCTACCTTCAAATAATTCATTTTGAAAATCGTTTTTAAGTCCGAACCCCATCACTGGAATCTTTAATTTATCGACAATTTCAGCTAATTGTAATACGTGGTCTTTTTTTAAAAATTGGACCTCATCGACCAATACACAATAAGGTTTAGGATCGTATTTTTTCACCATATCGTAGATGTTCGTTTTATCAAATATACAAAGAGCCTTTCTTCTCAAACCAATTCTACTCGAGACGTACCCGACCTCATCTCTTGTATCTACAGCAGAAGTGAATATTAATACGGGCTTGTTTTGCTCTTCGTAGTTGTGAGCCACCTTTAATATTTCAATCGACTTCCCGCTATTCATCGCTCCATATTTAAAAAACAGTTGCGCCATTTTCATTACTCCTTATTCAGTCAGTCCAACTATGTACACGAGTTTGAAGTGAATCACCATTAACCGATGTTTCTAAGTTGGATTAACTATTCGTCGTCCTTTTGCAGCATTTAAAAATTATATAAACATGAAAAAACAGGCAAGATGAACTTACCTGCTTTCTTAATAATTTGGGTCTTATCTTCTTTCTTTAAGACCGTATTTTTTATTAAATTTATCAACACGTCCGCCTGCGTCTGCGAATTTTTGACGGCCAGTGTAGAATGGGTGACATTCAGAACAAACCTCTACACGTACTTCCTCTTTTACAGAGCCCGTTTCAAATTCATTTCCGCAAGAACACTTAACCATTGTTTTTGAGTAAGCCGGATGAATTCCAGTTTTCATTATTATCGTCTCCTTTTGCCCTGAGTCATTTCGAAACAGAGTTATCTATTCTAAAGATGTTATCTCTAGAATGCACATGAATGAATTATATCAAGGGTGTTTCATATTTGCAACCATTCGTTAAAAATTGTATGATGGTACCCTTATTGTTAAAAATACCCTTTATCCTCAGGTCATTTAAACGCGCTTGACACCTTGTCCATTACGCTTTCTTTCTTCTAATATTAAATGGAAAAACTCTTCATTCGTTTTTGTTTGTTTAAGTTTCCTCACAAATCGATCGACAAAATCAGGTGAATCCACCATTGACTTTCTAATTGCCCATAAAGATTCAAGGTGATCTTTTTGAATGAGTAACTCTTCCTTACGCGTTCCGGATCTTCTCACATCAATCGCTGGGAAAATACGTTTTTCGGCAAGTGTACGATCTAAATGAAGTTCCATATTACCCGTTCCTTTAAACTCCTCATAAATAACATCATCCATACGAGATCCCGTATCGACTAAAGCCGTTGCTAAAATCGTCAAGCTTCCACCTTCTTCGATGTTACGAGCTGCTCCAAAGAACCGTTTTGGACGGTGGAAGGCAGCAGGATCAATCCCTCCTGATAGTGTTCTTCCACTTGGAGGAATGACTAAGTTATAAGCACGGGCTAAACGAGTAATGCTGTCCATCAAAATAACAACATCCCGCTTATGCTCAACAAGGCGCATGGCTCTCTCTAATACAAGCTCTGCAACTTTAATATGGTTTTCAGGGACTTCATCAAAGGTAGAACTAACCACATCACCTTTAACCGAACGCTCAATATCTGTTACTTCCTCAGGACGTTCATCAATAAGCAAAACGATTAATTCTGTTTCAGGGTGATTAGTTGTAATACTGTTGGCAATTTCTTTTAAAAGCATCGTTTTCCCTGCCTTAGGAGGAGCAACGATTAATCCACGTTGTCCAAAGCCAACAGGTGAAATTAAATCCATTAATCTTGTCGACATTTTTCTCGTTTCCGTTTCTAAAAACATTTGTCGATCAGGATATAAGGGAGTTAATCCAGGAAAGTGGACTCGTTCCTTCGCTGATTCTGGATCATCTCCATTTACAGCTTCTACATGTAACAGCCCATAATAACGTTCATTTTCTTTTGGTGGACGAACCTTTCCAGATACTTTATCTCCGTTTCTTAGATCAAAACGACGAATTTGTGACGCAGAAATATAAATATCCTCTGAACTAGGAGAATAGTTAATCGGTCTTAAGAAACCAAACCCTTCTGACTGGATGATTTCAAGAACACCTTCCATAAATAAAAGGTCCTCTTTTTCTGCGTTTGCTTTTAAAATAGAAAAGATTAATTCTTTTTTTGATAATTTACTGTAATAAGAAATTCTATACTCTTTTGCTAACTCATAAAGCTCTTTTAACTTTAAGTTTTCAAGAGTAGCAATGGATACCTTACTCATGTCTACACCACACTTTATTTACTTTTATAACAAAATCTATACTTTAGAGTTGACCATCATAATCAATGCCCATAAAACTTGGACCTAAATAATGATCTCTTGCAACGCATTCTCATTTTCCAATTCTTTTTTTCTTACTTGAACACGCACTAAAAATGAATTAAAGACAGATATAGTGAGAGCTATAATAAAAAGTTCAGAATAGCTTTTGTAGAGGTTGTTCAAAAGTCTTACGAACAATAAAAACACCTTACCTACATAGCTTTTTACTCTATCAAAGGATATAAGTACAAAGGAGAACATGGATTGACCTTTCTACCTTCAAACCAGTTATTTCGTTCCATAAGGAATAATAGATAGAGAAGAAAAAGAAGAAGAAACAGAAGTAGTTTCGCAGAAAAATGATTGTTTTAAGTAAGTATTCCACTCATAATGAAGAACACTATTTAGTTTTACCTTATTTCAACACATTAATCAATACATTTTATTAATTAAGAAGAATTTATACATTTTAGAACCCACCTTGATAAAGGAGGGTTCTTCCTTTTTACAATTATTACTTGATCACTAAGTTTGGCTTTTTCTTTAGAGAATGGCGTCCGTCTACAAAACGAACAGTACCTGACTTAGCTCGCATAACTAACGTTTGCGTCGTCCCAATTGTACCATTAAATTGGACACCTTTTAGTAACTCGCCATCTGTTACGCCAGTAGCCGCAAAAATGGCATCGTCACCCTTCACTAAATCTTCCATCATTAACGTTCTATTCACATCTATACCCATTTTTTCACATCTTTTTAGTTCTGCTTCGTTTTGGGGCAAGAGCTTTCCTTGTATTTCTCCACCTAAACATTTTAAAGCAACGGCCGCTAGAACCCCTTCAGGAGCTCCACCTGAACCAAATAATATATCGACACCCGTATTTTCAAAGGCTGTATTATAGGCTCCTGCAACATCCCCATCGTTAATCAATTTGATTCTGGCACCTGCGTCTCTAATTTCTTGAATTAGTTTTTCATGACGTGGACGATATAAAATCGTTGCGACAAGATCTTCAATATCTTTATTTTTCGCTTTCGCTACAGCTTTTAAATTATCAATTGTAGGTGCTTCAATATCGATGCAACCTACCGCTTCTTTACCTACTGCTATCTTATCCATGTACATATCTGGAGCATGCAACATATTACCATGGTCTGCTACTGCAATAACGGCTAATGCATTCCAGCCTCCAGAAGCAACAATGTTCGTTCCCTCTAAAGGATCTACAGCTACATCTACACGTGGACCATAGCCATTTCCAAGCTTCTCTCCAATGTAAAGCATAGGAGTTCGTCCATTTCTCCTTCACCAATAACCACGGTGCCTTTCATTGGAATCGTATCAAAAACATCTCTCATAGCAGATGTTGCTGCATCATCTGCTTCATTTTTCATACCTCTTCCCATCCAACGAGCAGATGCCATAGCAGCTGCCTCTGTTACACGAACCAATTCCATTGATAAACTTCTTTCCACAATAAGTTCCCCCCTCAAATTGTAGTTAAAACTAGAAAAGCGTAAGCGCCCGTCTAGCGACGCATGAACAAGAACGCGGGCTAATACAAAGGATCATCAACTAAGTAAAGCCACGTCCTGTGGCTAACGTTGATGCTAGAACATCCTGTTCATCGCACGTCCTGTGACTAACGTAGATCCACCTAAATCCTTTAGTTGTCTCCGGTGTTAAGGGCTGGAGCTAGACAATCGAAAAGCTATTAAGAATTTTGCAGCTGTTCAATCTCTTTATCTGTTAGCGTTTCGCGCCAAATTTTCGCCCCTAAGTTCGATAGCTTCTCTTCAAGATGACTATATCCTCTATTGATATGCTCTAATCCTGTTATTTCAGTCACACCATTTGCTAGTAGTCCTGCACACACTAGTGAAGCTCCAGCTCTTAAATCACTTGCTTTAACTTTAGCTCCTTGTAGCTTCGTCGTCCCTGTAATAATAGAAGAACGACCCTCAACCTTAATATCTGCACCCATTCTACGTAATTCATCAACATGCTTGAACCTAGCAGAATAAATGGTATCTGTTACAACAGACGTTCCCTTAGCTTTCGTTAAAAGGGTTGTAATCGGTTGTTGTAAATCAGTAGGAAAACCTGGATACACAAGTGTTTTTACATCTACAGGTTTCAAATAGGGTTGGTTCCCTAAAATATAGATTTGGTCATCACTTGTCTCTACATGAACTCCCATTTCGCGAAGCTTTGCTATTAATGACTCCATATGTAAAGGAATGACATTGTCAACAATTAATTCGTTAGCTACAGCTGCACCAATTACCATATAAGTCCCAGCTTCTATTCGATCAGGTATAATCGAATGGCGACACCCAGAAAGCCTTTCTACACCTTCAATTCGAATAACATCTGTTCCTGCACCTTTTATTTTCGCACCCATACTCGTTAATAACGTCGCAACATCAATGATTTCTGGCTCTTTGGCTGCATTCTCTATTACCGTTTTTCCTTTAGCCAAGACAGCTGCAAGCATAATATTAATGGTTGCACCAACACTGACGACATCTAAATAAATTCGAGCACCTCTTAGCTCATCTGCCCGTAAGTAAATCGCTCCTTGTTCATTCGTAACAGATGCTCCTAAGGCCTCAAAGCCTTTAATATGCTGATCAATAGGACGAGGACCTAGATGACATCCTCCAGGTAGCCCAATAACAGCCTTTTTAAATCTCCCTAACATAGCCCCCATCAAATAATAGGAAGCTCGTAACTTTTTCACTTTACCGTTAGGAAGGGGCATTGAAATCATTTTTGAAGGATCCACATGAATATCATTTTCATGAAGGGTAACATCTCCGCCTATTTCTTCTAGCAATTCTTTTAAGATGTGAACATCTGATATATTCGGTAAACCTTCAATTGTAACTGTTGATTCTGCCAATATCGTTGCCGGTATTAATGCTACTGCACTATTTTTTGCTCCCGCCACTTTTACTGAACCCTTTAACGAATTTCCTCCAGCAATTTTAAGCTTTTCCATGACAGTCTCCTTCCTCCTGCAATGACTTGCTAAAGAAAACAGCCGCTCTTTTCTTTAACAAGTCAATAACCATAAACAAAAAATGTACCCGATTGTTCAAAAGTCGGAAAAAGGCGTTAAAAGAAATGCGTTATTAAAGGAACAACATCTATATGCAACCATTTTCAATCGTGATGGGTATATTACAATGATTAGTCCACCGTTTGACTTTCTGAACAACCCTTAAAGCACTTAACAAATATATTAACACTTTTAACGAATAACTTCCAAATACCACTATAACTTTATCAACAATTTTTCCTCACATTTTAAAAAGATAAACGTAGAAAATAAATTTTTCTATTAATAGTGCTATAAAAAGAACACATTGCATCCCCAAAAATGAGTGGTTCCGTCAATGTGTTCATCCAAAACAATCTAGCTGCGCGTCTTCCAATCAGCCAAGAATTTTTCAATTCCTTGATCAGTTAAAGGATGCTTACAAAGCTGAACAAGAACATTATAAGGAATTGTTGCAATGTGAGCTCCTCTCATAGCTGCTTCTGTTACATGCTGCGGGTGACGAATCGATGCAGCAATGATTTCTGATTCTATCCCATGAACATTGAAGATTTCAGCAATTTCCGAAATCAAATCTAATCCATTATGTCCAATATCATCTAATCTACCTAAGAAAGGTGACACGTATGTAGCTCCAGCTCTAGCTGCAAGCAATGCTTGATTAGCACTAAAAATTAACGTAACGTTCGTTTTAATCCCTAATTCTTTAAAAACTTTCACTGCTTTTAATCCCTCAAGAGTCATTGGAACCTTGACCGTGATATTTGGTGCAATCTCAGCTAACTCTTTTCCTTCAGAAATCATTCCTTCTGCTTCTAAAGAAATAACCTCAGCACTAACAGACCCCTTTACTACTTGTGTAATTTCGCGAAGGCGATCATGAAAAGATACATCTTTTTCTTTTGCTACTAAACTAGGATTTGTTGTAACTCCTGCTAATAACCCTAATAACTCCGCATCTTTAATTTCATTAATATTAGCTGTGTCAATAAAAAACTTCATTATTGTAATCCTCCTATAAACTGTTAAACCACCCCTAATATTTAGAGGCGGCTCAACGTTGAATCTTTCAGAGGTTGTTTAAAAGATTTCCATTTAAACATTCTCTCTCTTAATATTAAGCTTTACCTGAAGATCCGAACTCTCTCATTTTACCGATTACTGTTTCTTTAATTGCTTCTCTTGCAGGTCCTAAATATTTACGTGGATCGTACATTTCAGAATCAGCAGCTAACACTTCACGAACTCGTTTAGCAGAAGCAATTTGATTTTCAGTGTTAACATTAATTTTCGCTGTACCGTAAGAAACAGCTTTTTGAATATCTTTTGTTGGAATTCCAGTACCACCATGTAATACAAGAGGCAAGCCAGTCGTTTCACCAATTTCTTGCATTTCTACAAATCCAAGATTTGGTTCACCTTTATATGGACCATGAACAGACCCTAGAGCTGGAGCTAAACAGTCAATTCCTGTACGTTCTCCAAGCTCTTTACATTCTTGTGGATCAGCATAAATAACACCATCAGCAATGACATCATCTTCTTGTCCACCAACAGTACCAAGCTCAGCTTCAACTGAAACACCATGGAAATGAGCAAGCTCAACTACTTTAGAAGTAGTAGCAATGTTCTCTTCGAATGGATGATGAGAAGCGTCAATCATAACAGAAGTAAATCCTGCATGAATAGCCTTTGCACAAGACTCAAAGCTTGAACCGTGGTCTAAATGAATAGCAACTGGAACAGTTATATTGTAGTCTTCCATTAGTGCTTTCACCAATGCCACAATCGTTTTGAAGCCACCCATGTAGCGGCCAGCACCTTCAGAAACTCCTAAGATAACAGGGGAATTCTCTTCTTGAGCAGCTTGAAGGATCGCTTGAGTGAACTCAAGGTTGTTTAGGTTAAACTGACCAACAGCATAACCCTTTTCTTTTGCAGTGATAAGCATTTCTTTCATTGATACTAAAGGCATTATTAAATATCCTCCTTGTAGAGCCTGATTTA
This portion of the Bacillus carboniphilus genome encodes:
- a CDS encoding UDP-N-acetylglucosamine 1-carboxyvinyltransferase, with translation MEKLKIAGGNSLKGSVKVAGAKNSAVALIPATILAESTVTIEGLPNISDVHILKELLEEIGGDVTLHENDIHVDPSKMISMPLPNGKVKKLRASYYLMGAMLGRFKKAVIGLPGGCHLGPRPIDQHIKGFEALGASVTNEQGAIYLRADELRGARIYLDVVSVGATINIMLAAVLAKGKTVIENAAKEPEIIDVATLLTSMGAKIKGAGTDVIRIEGVERLSGCRHSIIPDRIEAGTYMVIGAAVANELIVDNVIPLHMESLIAKLREMGVHVETSDDQIYILGNQPYLKPVDVKTLVYPGFPTDLQQPITTLLTKAKGTSVVTDTIYSARFKHVDELRRMGADIKVEGRSSIITGTTKLQGAKVKASDLRAGASLVCAGLLANGVTEITGLEHINRGYSHLEEKLSNLGAKIWRETLTDKEIEQLQNS
- a CDS encoding thymidine kinase; the protein is MAQLFFKYGAMNSGKSIEILKVAHNYEEQNKPVLIFTSAVDTRDEVGYVSSRIGLRRKALCIFDKTNIYDMVKKYDPKPYCVLVDEVQFLKKDHVLQLAEIVDKLKIPVMGFGLKNDFQNELFEGSKYMLIYADKIEEMKTICWFCQKKATMNLRVDGQGKPVYTGDQIQIGGNDSYYPVCRKCHDSPSL
- the rpmE gene encoding 50S ribosomal protein L31, with amino-acid sequence MKTGIHPAYSKTMVKCSCGNEFETGSVKEEVRVEVCSECHPFYTGRQKFADAGGRVDKFNKKYGLKERR
- the fsa gene encoding fructose-6-phosphate aldolase, giving the protein MKFFIDTANINEIKDAELLGLLAGVTTNPSLVAKEKDVSFHDRLREITQVVKGSVSAEVISLEAEGMISEGKELAEIAPNITVKVPMTLEGLKAVKVFKELGIKTNVTLIFSANQALLAARAGATYVSPFLGRLDDIGHNGLDLISEIAEIFNVHGIESEIIAASIRHPQHVTEAAMRGAHIATIPYNVLVQLCKHPLTDQGIEKFLADWKTRS
- the rho gene encoding transcription termination factor Rho: MSKVSIATLENLKLKELYELAKEYRISYYSKLSKKELIFSILKANAEKEDLLFMEGVLEIIQSEGFGFLRPINYSPSSEDIYISASQIRRFDLRNGDKVSGKVRPPKENERYYGLLHVEAVNGDDPESAKERVHFPGLTPLYPDRQMFLETETRKMSTRLMDLISPVGFGQRGLIVAPPKAGKTMLLKEIANSITTNHPETELIVLLIDERPEEVTDIERSVKGDVVSSTFDEVPENHIKVAELVLERAMRLVEHKRDVVILMDSITRLARAYNLVIPPSGRTLSGGIDPAAFHRPKRFFGAARNIEEGGSLTILATALVDTGSRMDDVIYEEFKGTGNMELHLDRTLAEKRIFPAIDVRRSGTRKEELLIQKDHLESLWAIRKSMVDSPDFVDRFVRKLKQTKTNEEFFHLILEERKRNGQGVKRV
- a CDS encoding class II fructose-bisphosphate aldolase is translated as MPLVSMKEMLITAKEKGYAVGQFNLNNLEFTQAILQAAQEENSPVILGVSEGAGRYMGGFKTIVALVKALMEDYNITVPVAIHLDHGSSFESCAKAIHAGFTSVMIDASHHPFEENIATTSKVVELAHFHGVSVEAELGTVGGQEDDVIADGVIYADPQECKELGERTGIDCLAPALGSVHGPYKGEPNLGFVEMQEIGETTGLPLVLHGGTGIPTKDIQKAVSYGTAKINVNTENQIASAKRVREVLAADSEMYDPRKYLGPAREAIKETVIGKMREFGSSGKA